One window from the genome of Natronomonas pharaonis DSM 2160 encodes:
- a CDS encoding O-acetylhomoserine aminocarboxypropyltransferase/cysteine synthase family protein yields the protein MFDRDDLYTDSLHAGQEADPTTGARAPPIYQTTSYEFDDAEHAADLFGLREAGNIYSRIMNPTNAVLEERIASLEGGVAALATSSGMASFDLATFILASAGDNIVSSSSLYGGTYTYLTHTVERRGVETRFVDTLDYEAYEEAIDEDTAFVHCETIGNPALVTPDLERLADIAHDNGVPLFVDNTFATPALCRPLEHGADLVWNSTTKWIHGSGTTVGGVLVDGGSFPWDEHADRFPEIAKPNPAYHGINFSETFGDAAFAYAARTRGLRDLGNQQSPFDAWTTVQGLETLPMRMERHCENAQAVAEFLDDHPEVSWVTYPGLEDHETHEEASEYLDGYGGMITFGLEDGYEAARTTVESTELASLLANVGDAKTLIIHPASTTHQQLTDEEKQASGVTDDLVRLSVGLEDTDSIIADLEAAIDEAT from the coding sequence ATGTTCGACCGAGACGACCTGTACACCGATTCGCTACACGCAGGCCAAGAGGCCGACCCGACGACCGGCGCGCGCGCACCGCCCATCTATCAGACGACATCCTACGAGTTCGACGACGCCGAACACGCCGCCGACCTCTTCGGACTCCGGGAGGCCGGGAACATCTACTCCCGGATTATGAACCCGACAAACGCTGTCCTCGAAGAGCGCATCGCGTCGCTTGAAGGCGGCGTTGCGGCGCTTGCCACCTCCTCGGGAATGGCGTCGTTCGACCTTGCGACGTTCATCCTCGCGTCGGCGGGCGACAACATCGTGTCCTCGTCGTCGCTGTACGGTGGTACCTACACCTACCTGACCCACACCGTCGAACGCCGTGGCGTCGAGACGCGCTTTGTCGATACGCTTGACTACGAGGCCTACGAGGAGGCCATCGACGAGGACACCGCCTTTGTTCACTGTGAGACCATCGGCAACCCGGCGCTCGTGACGCCGGACCTCGAACGCCTCGCCGACATCGCCCACGACAACGGTGTGCCGCTGTTTGTGGACAACACGTTTGCGACGCCGGCGCTGTGTCGGCCGCTCGAACACGGCGCAGACCTCGTGTGGAACTCGACGACCAAATGGATCCACGGCTCCGGCACAACCGTCGGCGGCGTTCTCGTCGATGGCGGCTCCTTCCCGTGGGACGAACACGCCGACCGGTTCCCCGAAATCGCCAAGCCGAACCCCGCTTACCACGGCATCAACTTCTCCGAGACGTTCGGCGACGCCGCCTTCGCCTACGCCGCCCGGACGCGCGGACTCCGTGACCTCGGCAACCAGCAGTCGCCATTCGACGCGTGGACGACGGTACAGGGACTGGAAACGCTGCCGATGCGGATGGAGCGCCACTGCGAGAACGCCCAAGCCGTCGCGGAGTTCCTCGACGACCATCCGGAGGTCTCGTGGGTCACCTACCCCGGCCTCGAAGACCACGAAACCCACGAGGAGGCAAGCGAGTATCTCGACGGCTACGGCGGGATGATTACCTTCGGTCTCGAAGACGGCTACGAGGCGGCCCGCACGACGGTCGAATCGACCGAGCTAGCGAGCCTGCTGGCCAACGTCGGCGACGCGAAGACGCTCATCATCCACCCTGCCTCGACGACCCACCAGCAGCTAACCGACGAAGAAAAGCAGGCAAGCGGCGTTACCGACGACCTCGTGCGGCTCTCGGTCGGTCTTGAAGACACCGACAGCATCATCGCCGACCTCGAAGCGGCCATCGACGAGGCGACCTGA
- the metX gene encoding homoserine O-acetyltransferase MetX gives MSEQQTASLGEFTFECGESIPDLELAYETYGEFTGDNAVLVCHALTGSAHVAGGRRRSDTSGQAHAWWDDIVGPGKAVDTTDYYVICANIPGSCYGSSGPPSTNPETGEPWGTTFPAVTVGDWTRAQRRLLDHLGVPHLHAVVGGSVGGMNVLDWAKRHPDHVNRVAVVAAAARLDPQCLALDAIARRAITTDPNWNGGDYYGEDPPVEGLALARQIGHVMYLSKSSMQDKFGRRSSGIDAGRDSFEMDPAAGFFPYREVESYLDYQGEKFARRFDANSYLYLTRAMDNYDLASGYESDRDALAAFDGEALLISFTGDWHFTVEQSEAVADAFRESGTDTAHHVVDSDHGHDAFLVEPDRVGPPLDDFLVDGVAGKAVSDTTPDDDDGDEFAPVHTSLFSD, from the coding sequence ATGAGCGAACAACAGACTGCCTCGCTGGGGGAGTTTACGTTCGAGTGCGGGGAGTCAATCCCGGACCTCGAACTCGCCTACGAGACCTACGGCGAGTTCACCGGTGACAACGCCGTCCTCGTCTGTCACGCCCTCACCGGTAGCGCCCACGTCGCTGGCGGCCGCCGCCGCAGCGACACCTCGGGGCAGGCCCACGCGTGGTGGGACGACATCGTCGGCCCCGGCAAGGCCGTCGACACCACCGACTACTACGTCATCTGTGCGAACATCCCCGGCTCCTGTTACGGTTCCTCGGGGCCGCCGTCGACGAATCCCGAAACCGGCGAGCCATGGGGGACTACCTTCCCCGCGGTGACTGTCGGCGACTGGACGCGCGCCCAGCGGCGGCTGCTCGACCATCTCGGCGTGCCACATCTCCATGCCGTCGTCGGCGGCAGCGTCGGCGGAATGAACGTCCTCGACTGGGCGAAGCGCCATCCCGACCATGTCAACCGGGTTGCCGTCGTTGCCGCCGCCGCTCGGCTTGACCCGCAGTGTCTCGCGCTTGACGCCATCGCCCGCCGCGCAATCACGACCGACCCCAACTGGAACGGCGGCGACTACTACGGCGAGGACCCGCCGGTCGAGGGGCTCGCGCTCGCCCGACAAATCGGCCACGTAATGTACCTCTCGAAGTCCTCGATGCAGGACAAGTTCGGCCGGCGCTCCTCGGGCATCGACGCCGGCCGCGACAGCTTCGAGATGGACCCTGCCGCGGGCTTTTTCCCCTACCGAGAGGTCGAGTCCTACCTCGACTACCAAGGCGAAAAGTTCGCACGACGGTTCGACGCCAATTCCTATCTCTATTTGACGCGGGCGATGGACAACTACGACCTCGCGTCGGGCTATGAATCCGACCGGGATGCGCTGGCGGCCTTCGACGGCGAGGCGCTCTTGATTTCGTTCACCGGCGACTGGCATTTCACCGTCGAGCAGTCCGAAGCCGTCGCCGATGCCTTCCGCGAGAGCGGCACCGACACCGCCCATCACGTCGTCGACTCCGACCACGGCCACGACGCCTTCCTCGTCGAACCGGACCGCGTCGGCCCGCCGCTCGATGACTTCCTCGTCGACGGCGTCGCCGGCAAGGCGGTCTCCGACACCACTCCGGATGATGACGACGGCGACGAGTTTGCCCCCGTTCATACGAGTCTGTTCTCCGACTGA
- a CDS encoding O-acetylhomoserine aminocarboxypropyltransferase/cysteine synthase family protein, with protein MNDDERQLGFGTRCLHVGQGPDPETGAAAPPIYQTSSYEFPDADTAAARYALEDEGNVYSRVANPTVRALEERLASLEGGVDALATASGMGALDAATLVLAEAGDNIVSASSIYGGTHAYLSHTAARRGIESRFVETLDPAAYEEAIDEDTAYVHCETIGNPALVTPPLSEIAAVAHDNGVPLFVDNTFATPALCRPLEHGADLVWDSTTKWIHGSGTTLGGILVTDGSFPFEEYPEKYPEIAAPNPAFDGTVFAERFGDRAVTMAARHRATRSIGDPQSPFDAWATLQGSETLSLRMERHCENARAVAEFLADHPKVSWVTYPGLEAHETHDLANEYLDGGYGGMVAFGPEGGYEAGKRLCEDTEVAKFLANIGDARTLVIHPASTTHAQLTGEEQRASGVTPDMIRLSVGIEDVDDIIADLDATL; from the coding sequence ATGAACGACGACGAGCGGCAGTTGGGCTTCGGGACCCGGTGTCTTCACGTTGGGCAGGGTCCGGACCCAGAGACCGGCGCGGCGGCCCCGCCCATCTACCAGACATCGTCTTATGAGTTTCCGGACGCGGATACGGCGGCGGCGAGATACGCGCTCGAAGACGAGGGCAACGTCTACTCACGCGTTGCGAATCCGACCGTTCGGGCGCTTGAAGAACGGCTAGCGTCGCTCGAAGGCGGTGTTGACGCCTTGGCGACGGCGTCGGGGATGGGGGCGTTGGACGCGGCGACGCTTGTGTTGGCCGAAGCCGGCGACAACATCGTCTCTGCATCTTCCATCTACGGCGGTACTCACGCTTACCTCTCGCATACGGCCGCCCGGCGCGGTATCGAATCCCGCTTCGTTGAGACGCTTGACCCAGCGGCCTACGAGGAGGCCATCGACGAAGATACGGCCTACGTCCACTGTGAGACCATCGGCAACCCGGCGCTCGTAACACCGCCGCTGTCGGAGATTGCTGCTGTGGCCCATGACAACGGTGTGCCGCTGTTTGTGGACAACACGTTTGCGACGCCGGCGCTGTGTCGGCCGCTCGAACACGGCGCAGACCTCGTGTGGGACTCAACGACCAAATGGATTCATGGCTCCGGCACGACGCTCGGCGGCATCCTCGTCACGGATGGGTCCTTCCCGTTCGAGGAGTATCCCGAGAAGTATCCCGAAATCGCCGCGCCGAACCCCGCTTTCGACGGGACTGTCTTCGCCGAGCGGTTCGGCGACCGTGCGGTGACGATGGCGGCGAGACACCGCGCGACCCGGAGCATCGGCGACCCACAGTCGCCGTTTGACGCGTGGGCGACGCTGCAGGGGTCGGAGACGCTGTCGTTGCGGATGGAGCGCCACTGCGAGAACGCCCGAGCAGTCGCGGAGTTTCTCGCCGACCACCCGAAGGTCTCGTGGGTCACCTACCCCGGCCTCGAAGCCCACGAAACTCACGACCTCGCAAACGAGTATCTCGACGGCGGGTACGGCGGGATGGTCGCGTTCGGCCCTGAAGGCGGCTACGAGGCCGGCAAACGCCTCTGTGAGGACACGGAGGTCGCGAAGTTCCTCGCCAATATCGGCGACGCCCGGACGCTTGTCATCCATCCCGCCTCGACGACTCACGCCCAGCTGACCGGAGAAGAACAGCGCGCCAGCGGCGTCACACCCGATATGATTCGGCTGTCCGTCGGCATCGAAGACGTAGATGATATCATCGCGGACCTTGATGCCACACTATGA